A region of Mammaliicoccus sp. Dog046 DNA encodes the following proteins:
- a CDS encoding polymorphic toxin-type HINT domain-containing protein, which produces MATWRLIINYNDLKEKSNAIHAYKKAAINLKNENKQFRSAIETHSSGKASTALLNSISRSSKQLDTLIDELDKAETTLKNYIEGMQQYIQANSDASDTLVDRADIYWNLDQIQTCIISTKSPISIDSDPPMEVCIFDKKSEKTRKKAASLRNQSRYRDLHSTIESGLRSINSLYDELDEIYTNNVKAFEQEDDTHHSNGEIILTSFETPRETEARYDEYYLNALKSFGKGAWDATKDTALSVGSFAYDLYLTLPLLNLTASGKDATKRMEDRFKTVGKTFKILSDDPEGAITGLVEQSYQRADKNGWSYSLGTLVPDVALTAVSGGAGGASKVGKGTISLSKVDKVSIKKGTSAPIKHQSKHVTAHKDAHVNHKGPNKVHTPSKNTKPTYTGHSTLKQTQQQPHFNRNTPVSNFGSKPTLVDGQRPVQYKSAGKPTTPLDHSRVKTMAISERKFASQHPTHLNNLIDNMSLGNNKMFKGVEFTKKIGQWIHVKLVNSPVFRIKESRLYQRLKTKLNDAQAKLCINNFITNCFVAGTTVHTKNGLKRIEHIQIGDEVLSRNMETGRVSYEPVVTLHQKETDTLTSVIVTDAEGHTETLSSTPEHLYYVEQQGWIEAQSLKHDDILVTPTTTLTVQSVTHYKEQQYVYNFEVRDAHTYYVGQYGILVHNDCGYRVVTKSKDGIQIKPFGFNNLDEYLERSKVDSDFLKTQGYQSYKEVEQVTKNLHRYFEVKPKPRLINQRYAGQVHPNGARFNAIGFPVFEPPHKVATVQLDPSLYVATGGKQMREASMELFENLDANPEIYKLFSDTEISNLSEGIWPNRFSWHHHEVSGRMELVDYKFHKENKHTGGVAIWGENKR; this is translated from the coding sequence TATAAAAAAGCCGCAATCAATTTAAAAAATGAAAATAAACAATTTAGATCAGCTATTGAAACACATTCATCAGGAAAAGCATCCACTGCATTACTAAATAGCATTAGTCGAAGTTCAAAACAATTAGACACACTCATCGATGAGCTTGATAAAGCAGAAACGACACTCAAAAATTATATCGAAGGCATGCAACAATACATACAAGCAAATAGCGATGCTTCTGACACACTTGTAGATAGAGCAGATATTTATTGGAATTTAGATCAAATACAAACTTGCATCATAAGCACTAAATCACCAATATCTATAGATTCCGATCCACCTATGGAAGTATGTATTTTCGATAAAAAATCAGAAAAAACGCGTAAAAAAGCCGCATCATTAAGAAATCAATCACGATATCGAGATTTACATAGTACGATTGAAAGTGGCTTGAGAAGTATCAATAGTTTATACGATGAGTTAGATGAAATATATACCAACAATGTGAAAGCATTTGAACAAGAAGATGATACGCATCATAGTAACGGAGAAATAATCTTAACATCGTTTGAAACTCCGAGAGAAACAGAAGCTAGATATGATGAATATTATTTAAACGCTTTAAAATCCTTTGGTAAGGGTGCATGGGACGCCACGAAAGATACAGCACTTTCAGTTGGCTCCTTTGCTTATGATTTATACTTGACGCTACCGCTATTAAATCTTACAGCATCGGGTAAAGATGCTACTAAGCGAATGGAAGATCGATTTAAAACGGTAGGTAAAACCTTCAAAATATTATCTGATGATCCTGAAGGCGCGATTACCGGCTTAGTAGAACAAAGTTATCAACGCGCAGATAAAAATGGATGGTCTTATTCATTAGGTACCCTTGTGCCAGATGTAGCTTTAACTGCCGTTTCCGGCGGCGCAGGTGGTGCAAGTAAAGTAGGAAAAGGTACTATATCTTTATCCAAGGTTGATAAGGTAAGCATCAAAAAAGGCACGTCAGCACCTATTAAACATCAATCAAAACATGTAACTGCTCATAAAGATGCACACGTTAATCATAAGGGTCCAAATAAAGTTCATACACCATCAAAGAATACTAAACCGACATATACGGGTCATTCAACGTTGAAACAAACGCAACAGCAACCACATTTCAATCGCAACACGCCGGTGAGTAACTTTGGTAGTAAGCCTACACTCGTCGATGGACAACGTCCTGTGCAATATAAATCAGCGGGTAAACCAACAACACCATTAGACCATAGCCGTGTTAAAACAATGGCAATCAGTGAACGTAAATTTGCATCACAACATCCAACACACCTTAACAACCTGATTGATAATATGTCATTAGGTAATAATAAAATGTTTAAAGGCGTTGAATTCACTAAAAAAATTGGCCAATGGATTCACGTGAAACTTGTAAATTCACCTGTCTTTAGAATTAAAGAATCAAGGCTATATCAACGACTAAAGACTAAACTCAATGATGCACAAGCGAAATTATGTATAAATAATTTCATTACGAATTGTTTTGTTGCTGGTACAACTGTACATACTAAAAATGGATTAAAAAGAATCGAACATATACAAATTGGCGATGAAGTATTATCACGAAATATGGAGACAGGTCGAGTAAGTTATGAACCTGTTGTTACGTTACATCAGAAAGAGACAGACACACTCACTTCTGTTATAGTAACAGACGCAGAAGGTCATACAGAAACACTCAGCAGTACACCAGAGCATTTGTACTATGTAGAACAGCAAGGTTGGATAGAAGCACAGTCACTGAAGCATGATGACATCTTAGTAACACCGACAACAACGTTAACAGTGCAATCCGTAACACACTATAAAGAACAGCAATATGTCTATAACTTTGAAGTAAGAGATGCACATACCTACTACGTTGGACAATACGGTATACTCGTTCATAACGACTGTGGTTATCGTGTTGTTACAAAAAGTAAAGATGGTATTCAAATTAAACCATTTGGATTCAACAACTTAGATGAATACTTAGAACGATCAAAAGTAGACTCAGACTTCTTAAAAACACAAGGTTATCAGTCATATAAAGAAGTCGAACAAGTTACAAAAAATCTACATCGCTACTTTGAAGTAAAACCAAAACCAAGGCTCATCAATCAACGCTATGCAGGACAAGTACATCCAAACGGTGCAAGATTCAATGCAATAGGCTTTCCAGTCTTCGAACCACCACATAAAGTAGCAACTGTGCAATTAGATCCATCGTTGTATGTGGCAACAGGTGGAAAACAGATGAGAGAAGCGAGTATGGAGTTATTTGAAAATTTGGATGCAAATCCCGAAATATATAAGCTCTTTTCAGATACGGAAATTTCAAATTTATCAGAAGGCATATGGCCAAATAGATTTAGTTGGCATCATCACGAAGTATCTGGTCGAATGGAATTAGTTGACTATAAATTCCATAAAGAAAATAAACACACAGGAGGCGTCGCAATATGGGGAGAAAACAAACGTTAG
- a CDS encoding SMI1/KNR4 family protein: protein MGRKQTLDFNNKEFWSEEEKLNDEQLIHEFEKKIGHRFPESFIQFTKEFHNGSTKKAEFYVNEDMSPEIRFMLSFNKETEYFNIWKGSYYGLIDFDPYVVIAEDIAGNLIALDYSKSETEPSVVFVDHELLGLIFLEEDREYSDEEIEAMEASERLKDFPWAIFPVADSFLDFLNGLDGENPPEEGEWFVDSDENINEINKSIIDNVEREYSIQFPQTYKNLIIQYNGKRIEHNPISNNEEFQFLRFYSLDKKYRFNIPKLFDKKVDGYWEDIIPFGIGLGGTYAFDYSKNQVEPAIISMPYKQAAFCENSIMEKYDTYIKHADSFEEFCHKMKYPPTLD from the coding sequence ATGGGGAGAAAACAAACGTTAGATTTTAATAATAAAGAATTTTGGTCTGAAGAAGAAAAGTTAAATGATGAACAGTTAATACATGAATTTGAAAAAAAAATAGGTCATCGATTTCCTGAATCATTTATTCAATTCACAAAAGAATTTCATAATGGTAGTACTAAAAAAGCTGAGTTCTATGTGAACGAAGACATGAGTCCAGAAATAAGATTTATGCTTTCGTTCAACAAAGAAACGGAATACTTTAATATTTGGAAAGGTAGTTATTATGGTCTGATTGACTTCGATCCATATGTTGTCATAGCAGAAGATATTGCTGGAAATCTTATCGCGCTTGATTACTCCAAATCTGAAACAGAACCTAGTGTCGTATTCGTTGATCACGAATTATTAGGGCTGATTTTCTTAGAAGAAGACAGAGAATATTCGGATGAAGAAATCGAAGCGATGGAGGCATCTGAACGCTTAAAAGACTTCCCTTGGGCAATATTCCCTGTCGCTGACAGTTTCTTAGACTTCCTAAATGGGTTAGATGGTGAAAATCCTCCTGAGGAAGGAGAATGGTTTGTGGATAGTGACGAAAATATTAATGAAATAAACAAATCTATTATAGATAATGTTGAAAGAGAATACAGTATACAATTCCCTCAAACTTATAAAAACTTAATCATTCAATACAACGGAAAAAGAATAGAACATAATCCCATTTCAAACAATGAAGAATTTCAATTTTTAAGATTTTATTCTTTAGATAAAAAATACAGATTTAATATCCCAAAATTATTTGATAAAAAAGTTGATGGGTATTGGGAAGATATCATTCCTTTTGGTATAGGATTGGGTGGAACATACGCCTTTGATTATTCTAAAAATCAAGTTGAACCAGCTATTATAAGTATGCCTTATAAACAAGCTGCTTTTTGTGAAAACTCCATTATGGAAAAATATGACACTTATATCAAACATGCTGATAGTTTCGAAGAATTTTGTCACAAAATGAAATACCCACCTACCCTTGATTAA
- a CDS encoding SMI1/KNR4 family protein has product MGRRQTLDFNNKEFWSETEKIADEKLIYEFEAKIGHKLPENFIELSKMFHHGETKKARFYVNEDMSPTLSYMLSFNKENKANNIWGIPFYGLTEFDPYVVIAQDIAGNLIALDYSKSETEPSVVFVDHELLGMIFLEEDREYSDEEIEAMETSERLKDFPWAIFPVADSFLDFLNGLEGEDPPEDGEWYVDRDDTINNINKSIIDGIEKEYDFHFPQSYKNLIIQYHGKRIEYNPISNNDEFQFLTFYTLEKNSTLNLQRQIERKNKGFWGKIIPFGFGKGGTYAFDYSKNQVEPTIISMPIKQSLFCKNSIMEKYDTYIKHANNFEEFCNKMKYPPTVD; this is encoded by the coding sequence ATGGGGAGAAGGCAAACGTTAGATTTTAATAATAAAGAATTTTGGTCTGAAACTGAGAAGATTGCAGATGAAAAATTAATTTATGAGTTCGAAGCAAAAATAGGACATAAATTACCAGAAAATTTCATTGAATTAAGTAAAATGTTTCACCATGGGGAAACTAAAAAAGCACGTTTTTATGTAAACGAAGACATGAGTCCAACATTATCGTATATGTTGTCTTTCAACAAAGAAAACAAAGCAAATAATATATGGGGCATACCTTTTTATGGTTTAACTGAATTTGATCCCTATGTTGTCATAGCGCAAGATATTGCTGGAAATCTTATCGCGCTTGATTACTCCAAATCTGAAACAGAACCTAGTGTTGTCTTTGTTGATCACGAGTTATTAGGTATGATTTTCTTAGAAGAAGACAGAGAATATTCGGATGAAGAAATCGAAGCGATGGAAACATCTGAACGCTTAAAAGACTTCCCTTGGGCAATATTCCCTGTCGCTGATAGCTTCTTAGATTTCCTAAATGGATTAGAAGGCGAAGATCCTCCTGAAGACGGCGAATGGTACGTAGATCGTGACGATACCATCAATAATATAAACAAATCTATTATTGATGGTATTGAAAAGGAATACGATTTTCATTTCCCTCAATCTTATAAAAACTTAATCATTCAATATCATGGAAAAAGAATAGAATACAATCCCATTTCAAACAATGATGAATTTCAATTTTTAACTTTTTATACACTAGAAAAAAATTCTACATTGAATTTACAAAGACAAATTGAGAGAAAAAACAAAGGATTCTGGGGAAAAATTATTCCTTTTGGTTTTGGCAAGGGTGGAACATATGCCTTTGATTATTCTAAAAATCAAGTTGAACCAACTATTATAAGTATGCCCATTAAACAATCTTTATTTTGCAAAAACTCCATTATGGAAAAATATGACACTTATATCAAACATGCTAACAATTTCGAGGAATTCTGTAACAAAATGAAATACCCACCTACTGTTGATTAA
- a CDS encoding peptide ABC transporter permease: MNLEFKKSISNHIILTLGVLFLFLFLLGYFLPVGIDKVSHLTYGEYFFSAYTVATEFGFLLFSFIIAYFINKEYSSKQLLFYKLLGDNVFTFFYKKIAILFIECFMFLIIGLTVISMIFSNFTHYFLLLVLFSLVILQYIIIVGTISIVSPNVLISIGISIVYWISTIILVAIDKTKFGIVAPFEASNIHYDLVGKLLNGQMEHLPSASIITIALYFLLLFVINILVLCLCRKRWIKLGL; this comes from the coding sequence ATGAACTTAGAATTTAAGAAAAGTATTTCGAATCACATTATTTTGACTTTAGGCGTATTATTTTTGTTTTTATTTTTACTAGGGTATTTCTTACCAGTCGGGATTGATAAAGTCAGTCATTTAACTTATGGAGAATACTTCTTTAGTGCATATACAGTAGCAACTGAGTTTGGTTTTCTACTATTTTCATTTATCATTGCATATTTTATAAATAAGGAATATTCAAGCAAACAGTTATTGTTTTACAAGTTACTAGGAGATAATGTGTTCACGTTTTTTTATAAAAAAATCGCAATATTATTTATTGAATGCTTCATGTTTCTAATAATAGGGTTAACTGTTATTTCAATGATATTCTCGAACTTTACACATTATTTTCTGTTGCTAGTATTGTTTTCTTTAGTGATATTACAATACATCATCATTGTTGGAACGATTAGTATAGTTTCTCCTAATGTACTCATCAGCATAGGGATTAGTATTGTTTATTGGATTTCTACAATTATATTAGTAGCAATCGATAAAACTAAATTTGGAATAGTTGCTCCATTTGAAGCAAGTAACATACATTATGATTTGGTGGGTAAATTATTAAATGGGCAAATGGAACACTTACCCTCAGCAAGTATTATAACTATCGCCCTGTATTTTCTTTTGTTATTTGTAATTAATATTTTAGTGTTATGCTTATGTAGAAAAAGATGGATCAAGTTAGGGTTGTAA
- a CDS encoding ATP-binding cassette domain-containing protein, giving the protein MQINNYSLEVKGKRLIENCDLQFYQGKFNHIVGKNGVGKSQVAKDFILNNSGKIDQSIYSNATLISSSSNVPVDITKKYLLKVLKSKFKSESKLNDLAGMLQISSIPDNVLIKNLSDGQKQKLKLLSFFLQDKSIIILDEITNALDKKTINDIYDFLNRYLEQHPDKTIINITHNLSDLSNLVGKYFIFKDLYIEEYDSKEQVINDYINL; this is encoded by the coding sequence TTGCAAATAAATAATTATTCATTAGAAGTTAAAGGGAAACGATTAATTGAAAATTGTGATCTTCAGTTTTATCAAGGGAAATTCAATCATATTGTAGGTAAAAATGGTGTAGGGAAATCACAAGTGGCAAAGGATTTTATTTTAAATAATAGTGGAAAAATTGATCAATCTATTTATTCAAATGCGACATTAATATCAAGTTCATCAAATGTACCAGTTGATATTACTAAAAAATACTTGTTAAAAGTTTTGAAAAGTAAATTTAAATCGGAAAGTAAGTTAAACGATTTAGCAGGGATGTTACAAATATCATCAATTCCAGATAATGTTTTGATAAAAAATTTAAGTGATGGTCAAAAACAAAAATTAAAATTGCTAAGTTTCTTTTTACAAGATAAATCTATAATTATATTAGATGAAATAACAAATGCCTTAGACAAAAAAACAATCAATGATATATATGACTTTTTAAATCGCTATTTAGAGCAGCATCCAGATAAAACAATCATTAATATAACGCATAATTTGTCTGATTTAAGTAACCTCGTAGGTAAATATTTTATTTTCAAAGATTTATACATAGAAGAATATGATTCAAAAGAACAAGTTATAAATGACTATATAAACTTATAA
- a CDS encoding hemolysin family protein: MGTTLSLIIFLILLVLTGFFVATEFAIVKVRETRINQLLNEGHKKAASAKKVIDYLDEYLAACQLGITITALGIGMVGESTFEFILHPLFSTIGIPETWIHPFTIGGAFVIATYLHVVIGEMAPKTIAIQKAEYVTLLFSRPIIFFYKLMYPFIFILNGSSRIILKMFGMKPAKESDIFHSEEELKQLLHDSHEGGEINESELNHINKAFKFDNLVAKDIMIHTSEVETIDVNNTIDEAINKIKIENYTRYPAINNNKIIGFLHSKRLFNDQNSTNLIDHIKPIISVHIDTPLKKILEMMKRKKIHIAAIYEDNDFKGIITLENILEEIVGDIEDEYN; the protein is encoded by the coding sequence TTGGGAACCACACTTAGTCTTATTATTTTTTTAATTTTACTTGTATTAACTGGCTTTTTTGTTGCTACAGAATTTGCGATTGTAAAAGTTAGAGAAACCAGAATTAATCAACTTTTAAATGAAGGCCATAAAAAAGCTGCGTCTGCAAAAAAAGTTATTGATTATTTAGATGAATATTTAGCAGCTTGTCAGTTAGGTATTACTATAACTGCATTAGGTATTGGAATGGTCGGAGAATCTACATTCGAATTTATTTTACACCCACTATTTTCAACTATCGGCATACCCGAAACATGGATACATCCCTTTACAATAGGTGGTGCTTTTGTAATCGCTACTTATTTACATGTGGTTATAGGAGAAATGGCACCTAAAACTATTGCTATTCAAAAAGCAGAATATGTCACACTTTTATTTTCAAGACCTATAATCTTTTTCTATAAACTTATGTATCCTTTTATTTTTATACTGAATGGATCATCAAGAATTATACTAAAAATGTTTGGTATGAAACCTGCTAAAGAAAGTGATATTTTCCACTCTGAAGAAGAATTAAAACAATTATTGCATGATAGTCATGAAGGTGGAGAAATTAATGAAAGTGAACTAAATCATATCAATAAGGCGTTTAAATTCGATAATTTAGTCGCAAAAGATATCATGATTCATACTAGTGAAGTAGAAACAATTGACGTTAATAACACTATTGATGAAGCGATTAATAAAATAAAAATCGAAAACTATACAAGATACCCAGCTATAAACAATAATAAAATAATTGGTTTTTTACATTCTAAACGCTTATTTAATGATCAAAATTCTACTAATTTAATAGATCATATTAAACCAATTATATCAGTCCATATAGATACCCCTTTAAAGAAGATATTAGAAATGATGAAAAGAAAAAAAATTCACATTGCCGCTATTTATGAAGACAATGATTTCAAAGGTATTATTACTTTAGAAAACATACTTGAAGAAATAGTTGGAGACATCGAAGATGAATATAATTAA
- a CDS encoding phage scaffolding protein, with protein sequence MNREQLRDIKLSAEQIKRVMALYGQSINQQSNKIKELEADNEMLTNKINNIDNQSSNDDKRVLELESERDYLKQELERHKDLIDECELDKAILKNVARDMHDPEDIFKVLDKDRFQINNDTGEVINLDKVLEEVREQKNYLFKA encoded by the coding sequence ATGAACAGGGAACAGTTAAGAGATATAAAGTTATCGGCTGAACAAATAAAGCGTGTAATGGCTTTATATGGTCAATCTATTAACCAACAGTCTAACAAGATTAAAGAATTAGAAGCGGATAACGAAATGCTAACTAATAAAATTAATAATATAGATAATCAATCATCAAATGATGATAAAAGAGTATTGGAATTAGAAAGTGAACGTGACTATTTAAAACAAGAATTAGAACGTCATAAAGATTTAATCGATGAGTGTGAGTTAGATAAAGCGATATTAAAGAACGTTGCACGTGATATGCACGATCCAGAAGATATATTCAAAGTGTTGGATAAAGACCGCTTCCAAATCAATAATGATACAGGCGAAGTCATTAATCTTGATAAGGTGCTGGAAGAAGTAAGAGAACAAAAGAATTATTTATTTAAAGCATAA
- a CDS encoding DnaA ATPase domain-containing protein, protein MIQMKYREAEKGSPVTYESESYICSGCGRIVSDLEHENGYEWRYNCHCNLNELAKSNIKQSEKINRDRYFNKSLSFIPKKFQNVHFDEYEAENEMNNRAMRICKRYSDNFDLYNPQSLFIYGDYGTGKSMLAASIMNDTRKSFRVMYLDINLLLNNITMSWNSNTVLAKQNYQETMLKLIRTADLVIFDDVGASANYKAQMSILLTIIQSRLGKHNIYTTNLTQKELSSDKDWERIFSRMMENTTPIEMRGTDRRRKGKFNNTSNEEKKMAEKKSDNNLPYDISNPPF, encoded by the coding sequence ATGATACAAATGAAGTATAGAGAAGCAGAAAAAGGATCACCAGTGACATATGAATCCGAATCGTATATATGTTCTGGTTGTGGACGGATAGTGAGTGACTTGGAACATGAGAATGGGTATGAGTGGCGATATAACTGTCATTGTAATTTAAACGAATTAGCTAAAAGCAATATTAAACAATCTGAAAAAATCAATAGAGATAGATACTTTAATAAATCACTCTCTTTTATTCCTAAGAAATTCCAGAATGTTCATTTTGATGAATATGAAGCAGAAAATGAAATGAACAATAGGGCAATGAGGATATGTAAAAGGTATTCAGATAACTTTGATTTATATAATCCTCAATCATTATTTATCTATGGTGATTATGGAACAGGGAAGTCAATGTTAGCAGCTTCAATAATGAATGACACTAGAAAGAGTTTCAGAGTAATGTATCTAGATATTAATTTACTCTTAAACAATATAACCATGAGTTGGAACTCTAATACAGTATTAGCAAAGCAAAATTACCAAGAAACAATGTTAAAGCTAATTAGAACGGCAGATTTAGTTATCTTCGATGATGTTGGTGCTTCTGCTAACTACAAAGCGCAAATGTCAATACTACTAACAATCATTCAATCGAGATTAGGTAAGCACAATATTTATACGACCAATCTTACTCAAAAAGAGCTATCAAGCGATAAAGATTGGGAACGCATATTTTCAAGAATGATGGAGAATACCACACCAATCGAAATGCGAGGCACTGATAGAAGAAGAAAAGGTAAATTTAATAACACATCAAATGAAGAAAAAAAGATGGCTGAAAAAAAGAGTGATAATAATTTGCCCTATGATATTAGTAACCCACCATTTTAG
- a CDS encoding DnaD domain protein: MSENLGWISLHRSIQNHWLFQEDRKFSKFEAWIDLILIANHKDGKVMHDGQLIDVKRGQKLTSLRKLGNQWNWSITKVDKFLNILHEDGMIVLKKDTKKTLVTIVNYDVYQNIDLEKRQRSDTKKNQKEIKKESEKKQKETNNNVNKANKDNNVNNPQSVSDEDFKKIADYYNKTIQALNGTDYVHLGEDVEKFGKELVCKAIQEAARNSAQKYSYINRVLIDWSKNGVKTKEDAEQYLLKRQHNFNNKNKWQKEDEHYSPYQDMEFAEIPDDSLPF, encoded by the coding sequence ATGAGTGAAAACTTAGGTTGGATTAGCTTGCATAGGTCTATCCAAAATCATTGGTTATTTCAAGAAGATAGAAAATTTTCAAAGTTTGAAGCATGGATTGATTTAATTCTAATAGCAAATCACAAAGATGGAAAAGTTATGCATGATGGACAATTGATTGATGTAAAACGAGGTCAAAAATTAACGTCTTTAAGAAAGCTAGGTAATCAATGGAATTGGTCAATTACTAAAGTAGATAAGTTTTTAAACATACTCCATGAAGATGGAATGATAGTCCTAAAAAAAGACACCAAAAAAACACTTGTAACTATTGTAAACTATGATGTTTATCAAAATATAGATTTAGAAAAAAGACAGAGAAGTGACACAAAAAAGAATCAGAAAGAAATCAAAAAAGAATCAGAAAAGAAACAGAAAGAAACAAACAATAATGTTAATAAAGCTAATAAGGATAATAATGTTAATAATCCTCAGAGCGTGAGCGATGAAGATTTTAAAAAGATAGCTGATTATTACAACAAAACAATCCAAGCATTAAATGGAACTGATTATGTTCATTTAGGAGAAGATGTTGAGAAATTTGGTAAAGAATTAGTTTGTAAAGCTATTCAAGAAGCGGCACGTAACAGTGCTCAAAAATATTCGTATATAAACAGAGTACTTATTGATTGGTCTAAGAATGGCGTTAAGACCAAAGAAGATGCTGAACAGTATTTACTAAAAAGGCAACATAACTTCAATAACAAAAATAAATGGCAAAAGGAAGATGAACATTATTCTCCTTATCAGGATATGGAGTTTGCTGAAATTCCAGATGATTCACTTCCTTTCTGA
- a CDS encoding helix-turn-helix domain-containing protein produces the protein MKNVTEIPTRQNTVTTDEQIKVEPIYAKVPQLAKLCGLSKSSIYRILDRWEDDPNGIEDMFVSISATLKVVEIEKFKEYLRTINKKWM, from the coding sequence ATGAAAAATGTAACCGAAATACCAACACGTCAGAACACAGTAACAACCGATGAACAGATTAAAGTAGAACCAATATACGCAAAAGTGCCACAACTCGCAAAGTTATGTGGACTTTCAAAATCAAGCATATACCGTATATTAGACCGTTGGGAAGATGATCCGAATGGTATTGAGGATATGTTTGTCAGTATCTCAGCAACACTTAAAGTGGTTGAAATAGAAAAGTTTAAAGAATATTTGAGAACCATAAATAAAAAATGGATGTAG
- a CDS encoding helix-turn-helix transcriptional regulator, whose translation MKLSSKSYQLKVALMKKGYSITHLAKSTGYNISYVNQIINGKRYPSPKTASIIAKELEMEIEDLFDIYEKEEV comes from the coding sequence TTGAAGTTATCATCAAAGAGTTATCAATTGAAAGTGGCTTTAATGAAGAAGGGTTATTCTATAACTCATTTAGCCAAATCGACTGGATATAACATTTCGTATGTTAACCAAATTATTAATGGTAAACGTTACCCAAGCCCCAAAACTGCTTCAATAATTGCGAAAGAGTTAGAAATGGAAATCGAAGACCTATTCGATATATACGAAAAAGAGGAGGTGTAA
- a CDS encoding helix-turn-helix transcriptional regulator has product MIRNRLAELMFERDIKTVRMAKEIGVSRNTITNTAQNDSEMLRMETINKICQYLNIDPSEFFEFYPFDIDFTIDSENIYINNNDSKIISDYHLNLDLLIDIKHNGITNSIDSELKVVNLTKISAILLESSTIYYEIIFENTDDKKLIVETYNKLSKGMKKILYSNLVEDIKIHLYESLEDNSPNVFVEPINDILNRTEIKITNDFLNYY; this is encoded by the coding sequence ATGATTAGAAATAGGTTGGCTGAACTAATGTTTGAAAGAGACATTAAAACTGTACGCATGGCAAAGGAAATAGGTGTTTCAAGGAATACAATTACAAACACTGCACAAAATGACAGTGAAATGTTAAGGATGGAAACAATTAATAAAATTTGTCAATATCTAAACATTGATCCTAGTGAGTTTTTTGAATTTTATCCTTTCGATATTGACTTCACAATTGACTCTGAAAATATATATATAAATAATAACGACTCTAAAATAATCAGTGATTATCATTTGAATTTAGATTTATTAATTGATATAAAGCATAATGGCATTACGAATAGTATTGATAGTGAGCTCAAAGTAGTAAATTTAACAAAAATATCTGCAATACTATTAGAATCTTCAACGATTTACTATGAAATTATTTTCGAAAATACAGATGATAAAAAATTAATTGTCGAGACATATAACAAATTATCTAAAGGAATGAAGAAAATTTTATATTCAAATCTTGTAGAAGACATAAAAATCCATCTATATGAAAGCCTCGAAGATAACAGTCCAAATGTTTTTGTTGAGCCGATTAATGATATTTTAAATCGTACTGAAATAAAAATTACAAATGATTTCCTTAATTACTATTAA
- the rpsR gene encoding 30S ribosomal protein S18, with the protein MAGGPRRGGRRRKKVCYFTANGITQIDYKDTDLLKKFISERGKILPRRVTGTSAKYQRMLTVAIKRSRHMALLPYVKEEQ; encoded by the coding sequence ATGGCAGGTGGACCAAGAAGAGGTGGTCGTCGTCGTAAAAAGGTTTGTTATTTCACAGCAAACGGTATTACACAAATTGACTACAAAGATACAGATCTACTTAAAAAGTTTATCTCAGAAAGAGGTAAAATTTTACCACGTCGTGTAACAGGTACTTCAGCAAAATACCAACGTATGCTTACTGTAGCTATCAAACGTTCACGTCACATGGCTTTATTACCATACGTTAAAGAAGAACAATAA